The Streptomonospora litoralis genome window below encodes:
- a CDS encoding metallophosphoesterase, with amino-acid sequence MTTLPKTLRTAGRAAAITGAVGLAGIAYASIVERNWFRLRRYELPLLDPGSPRLRVLHISDTHLTPRRRMLLDWLRGLDAYDPDFVVNTGDSIAHPDAVEPLVSALGPLLDRPGAFVYGSNDLYSPQIKNPARYLWRSSGEDYAKRKVPDLPWRELGAAMSARGWLDLNNRKGRLKADRRDIAVAGVSDSHIGLDRYDAVEGTADTGTDLRVGVLHSPEPANLNRFAADGYQLLLAGHTHGGQLCLPFYGTVVTNCGIDRRRAWGLHRYAGTWLHVSGGLGTSPTAPARFCCRPEATLLDLVAQD; translated from the coding sequence GTGACGACATTGCCGAAGACGCTGCGGACGGCAGGCCGGGCTGCCGCGATCACGGGGGCCGTCGGGCTGGCGGGGATCGCCTACGCGTCGATCGTCGAGCGCAACTGGTTTCGGCTGCGCCGTTACGAACTCCCGCTGCTCGACCCGGGGAGCCCTCGGCTACGGGTGCTGCACATCTCCGACACCCACCTGACGCCGCGCCGGCGCATGCTGCTGGATTGGCTGCGCGGGCTCGACGCGTACGACCCCGACTTCGTGGTGAACACCGGCGACTCCATCGCCCACCCCGACGCCGTCGAGCCGCTCGTCTCGGCCCTGGGGCCGCTGCTCGACCGCCCCGGCGCGTTCGTCTACGGATCCAACGACCTGTACTCGCCGCAGATCAAGAACCCGGCCCGCTACCTGTGGCGCAGCAGCGGCGAAGACTACGCCAAGCGCAAGGTCCCCGATCTGCCCTGGCGTGAACTGGGCGCCGCGATGAGTGCCCGCGGGTGGTTGGACTTGAACAACCGCAAGGGCCGCCTGAAGGCGGACCGGCGCGACATCGCAGTGGCGGGTGTCAGTGACTCCCACATCGGCCTGGACCGCTACGACGCCGTGGAAGGGACCGCCGACACAGGCACCGATCTGCGGGTCGGCGTCCTGCACTCCCCCGAGCCCGCCAACCTCAACCGCTTCGCCGCCGACGGCTACCAACTGCTGCTGGCCGGCCACACCCACGGCGGACAGCTCTGCCTGCCCTTCTACGGAACCGTGGTCACCAACTGCGGCATCGACCGCCGGCGGGCCTGGGGCCTGCACCGCTATGCCGGCACCTGGCTGCACGTCTCCGGAGGTCTGGGCACCTCGCCCACGGCGCCGGCCCGCTTCTGCTGCCGACCGGAGGCCACCCTGCTGGATCTCGTGGCACAGGACTGA
- a CDS encoding MFS transporter — protein sequence MPRSVAIMALGVFAMVTSEFLVAGLMPQLAAGLGVTIPQIGYLITAFAAAMAVGGPVLTVALLRIPPKRALMILFGVFLAGNLMAALSPGYGVMLAARIVTGAAAQAFIGTSLSLAARLTGPEQRARAAAVVMTGLMTGTLLGLPLATWVGGLWGWRAAFWGVALLTLGAVAVTAAGVPSLERAEHSGGLRGELTAFANRRLWLALSTSTLIIGATFAAFSYFNPILTRLSGFSVDSVPLLLVAYGAATLVGNYAVGRLADRHTITTLSAGLMLNAVFLTGFALLAQSQVWAVAAMMGIGLVGVTMNPAMITRVQRAANAGPLVNTVHASFITLGVIIGSSGGGLALAATDLRGPLWFGVVLALIGLATLLPEVRHLRPRHETTAPVSPVPEPEETERRLPQT from the coding sequence GTGCCTAGATCCGTCGCCATCATGGCGCTCGGCGTTTTCGCGATGGTCACCAGCGAGTTCCTCGTCGCCGGCCTGATGCCGCAACTGGCCGCCGGACTCGGGGTGACCATCCCCCAGATCGGCTACCTCATCACCGCCTTCGCCGCGGCGATGGCCGTCGGCGGTCCCGTGCTCACTGTTGCGCTACTGCGGATTCCCCCGAAACGGGCACTGATGATCCTCTTCGGCGTCTTCCTCGCCGGCAACCTCATGGCCGCGCTCAGTCCCGGCTACGGCGTGATGCTGGCGGCCCGCATCGTCACCGGAGCCGCAGCCCAGGCCTTCATCGGAACCTCCCTGTCGCTCGCCGCGCGTCTCACCGGCCCCGAGCAGCGGGCTCGCGCCGCGGCCGTGGTGATGACCGGCCTCATGACGGGGACGTTGCTCGGCCTGCCTCTGGCCACCTGGGTCGGCGGGCTGTGGGGCTGGCGGGCGGCATTCTGGGGAGTCGCGCTACTCACCCTCGGCGCCGTCGCGGTGACCGCGGCCGGAGTCCCGAGCCTGGAGCGCGCCGAACACAGCGGAGGCCTCCGCGGCGAGCTGACCGCTTTCGCCAACCGCCGGCTCTGGCTCGCGCTGTCGACCTCCACGCTGATCATCGGCGCCACATTCGCGGCATTCAGCTACTTCAACCCGATCCTCACCCGGCTCAGCGGATTCAGCGTGGACTCGGTCCCCCTCCTCCTGGTGGCCTACGGCGCGGCGACCCTGGTGGGCAACTACGCGGTCGGCCGCCTGGCCGACCGCCACACCATTACGACGCTGAGCGCGGGGCTGATGCTGAACGCGGTTTTCCTCACCGGCTTCGCATTGCTGGCGCAGAGCCAGGTGTGGGCGGTCGCGGCGATGATGGGCATCGGGCTGGTGGGCGTCACGATGAATCCCGCCATGATCACCCGCGTCCAGCGGGCCGCCAACGCAGGACCCCTGGTCAACACGGTGCACGCGTCGTTCATCACCCTGGGCGTGATCATCGGCTCCTCAGGAGGCGGCCTCGCCCTCGCGGCAACCGACCTGCGCGGCCCGCTCTGGTTCGGGGTGGTCCTGGCCCTCATCGGCCTCGCCACCCTGCTCCCCGAAGTTCGCCACCTGCGCCCGCGCCACGAGACGACTGCCCCCGTATCCCCAGTCCCCGAGCCCGAGGAGACCGAACGCCGCCTCCCGCAGACCTGA
- a CDS encoding oxidoreductase, whose translation MELNLKDKVAVVSGASKGIGLAVVQELTRYGARVVAGSRTTTPELAELRESGAAVVNTDLTGAEGPDRLVESAVDLHGGVDILINNVGGSEPATRFVDTTDDAWQRIFDLNLFSVMRTTRAAIPAMTDRESAAIVNISSVNARIPAPMIVHYSAAKAALTNMGRSLAEELAPSGIRVNTVSPGPVRTPLWTAEGDGFANFFASQMNTTVEDVMDRWLPEAMGISLGRVAEAHQVADLALFLASERAAAITGADYRIDGGQVKTA comes from the coding sequence ATGGAACTCAACCTGAAAGACAAGGTCGCCGTCGTCAGCGGAGCGAGCAAGGGCATCGGCCTCGCCGTCGTCCAGGAGCTGACCCGGTACGGGGCCCGCGTGGTCGCCGGCAGCCGGACCACCACCCCGGAGCTGGCCGAGTTGCGGGAGTCGGGCGCGGCGGTCGTCAACACCGATCTCACCGGCGCCGAGGGGCCCGACCGGCTCGTCGAGTCGGCGGTCGACCTGCACGGCGGCGTCGACATCCTGATCAACAACGTGGGCGGGAGCGAACCGGCGACCCGCTTCGTCGACACCACCGACGACGCCTGGCAGCGGATCTTCGACCTCAACCTGTTCTCGGTCATGCGCACCACGCGCGCCGCGATCCCCGCCATGACCGACCGCGAGAGCGCCGCGATCGTCAATATCAGCAGCGTCAACGCCCGCATCCCCGCACCGATGATCGTGCACTACAGCGCGGCCAAGGCGGCCCTGACGAACATGGGCCGCTCCCTGGCCGAGGAACTCGCGCCCAGCGGCATCCGCGTCAACACGGTCTCGCCGGGGCCGGTGCGTACGCCGCTGTGGACGGCCGAAGGGGACGGTTTCGCGAACTTCTTCGCCTCGCAGATGAACACCACCGTCGAGGACGTGATGGACCGCTGGCTGCCGGAGGCCATGGGGATCTCGCTGGGGCGGGTCGCCGAGGCGCACCAGGTCGCCGACCTGGCCCTCTTCCTGGCATCGGAGCGCGCCGCCGCCATCACCGGCGCCGACTACCGGATCGACGGCGGCCAGGTGAAGACCGCCTGA
- a CDS encoding AbrB/MazE/SpoVT family DNA-binding domain-containing protein: MASGEGEPFYGPGGRGFYGAVTVSERGQIVIPAKARRDLGIGAGDKLLVLGDPQQGLALMTLNDLMRNLQGSSALLEQIQRHADGGEDETSDGGEEGG; encoded by the coding sequence ATGGCTTCTGGCGAGGGCGAACCCTTCTACGGCCCCGGAGGCCGGGGTTTCTACGGCGCCGTCACGGTGAGCGAGCGCGGCCAGATCGTGATCCCGGCCAAGGCCCGGCGCGATCTCGGCATCGGGGCCGGCGACAAGCTGCTGGTGCTCGGCGATCCGCAGCAGGGGCTCGCTCTGATGACGCTCAACGACCTGATGCGAAATCTGCAGGGCTCCTCTGCGCTGCTGGAGCAGATCCAGCGGCACGCGGACGGCGGTGAGGACGAGACGTCGGACGGCGGCGAGGAGGGCGGGTAG
- a CDS encoding TetR/AcrR family transcriptional regulator produces the protein MSPRRAAALRDEESDRTLREHLVAAAERLLSEHGAAAVTVRDIAREARVAAGVLYNHFADKEELLAEALHAHVRNAARAAGSMPPAGTASVEENLREILRYGISVHTAILPAFAGVASRPKVLERFSTLPNPMEGGAGLRAALADYLRSEQRLGRVAAGARPDAVATMLVGTCHELVLPPLPSLPADARPAEVPPALVDDLVATVMDGVRPR, from the coding sequence ATGTCACCCAGAAGAGCCGCCGCCCTGCGCGATGAGGAGAGCGACCGCACCCTGCGCGAGCACCTGGTGGCCGCCGCCGAGCGGTTGCTGTCCGAGCACGGCGCGGCGGCGGTCACGGTGCGTGACATTGCGCGCGAGGCCCGTGTCGCCGCGGGCGTGCTCTACAACCACTTCGCCGACAAGGAGGAGCTGCTCGCCGAGGCGCTGCACGCCCACGTGCGTAACGCTGCGCGCGCCGCAGGGTCGATGCCCCCCGCCGGCACGGCGTCGGTCGAGGAGAACCTGCGCGAGATCCTGCGCTACGGCATCAGCGTGCACACCGCCATCCTGCCCGCCTTCGCCGGAGTGGCCTCCCGGCCCAAGGTGCTGGAGCGCTTCAGTACCCTGCCCAACCCGATGGAGGGCGGCGCGGGTCTGCGCGCCGCCCTCGCCGACTACCTGCGCAGCGAGCAGCGGCTGGGCCGGGTCGCGGCCGGGGCTCGCCCCGACGCCGTCGCGACCATGCTGGTGGGCACCTGCCACGAACTCGTGCTGCCGCCGCTGCCCTCGCTCCCGGCCGACGCCCGGCCCGCCGAGGTGCCGCCCGCGCTGGTCGACGACCTCGTGGCCACCGTGATGGACGGTGTCCGCCCGCGCTGA
- a CDS encoding DoxX family membrane protein codes for MGVLRKQLQRLLAAPFIVDSVETLRDPHPRAEALAPMVSRIHAYYPWIPDNPVLLVRAQAVAGAGAGTMLLLGKGTRVASAVMAAQAVPSLLAASQGKIADSAGRDSAVKDIGLLGALVLTATEPRRRPPKVVHDARHAVHDARKSASRAGKSANRKARGATARLSPGGR; via the coding sequence ATGGGAGTCCTACGCAAACAGCTTCAACGCCTGCTCGCAGCCCCGTTCATCGTCGACTCGGTGGAGACCCTGCGCGATCCGCACCCGCGGGCCGAGGCGCTCGCGCCCATGGTGAGCCGAATCCACGCCTACTACCCGTGGATCCCGGACAACCCGGTGCTGCTTGTGCGGGCCCAGGCCGTCGCGGGCGCCGGTGCGGGGACCATGCTGCTGCTCGGCAAGGGCACCCGCGTGGCCAGCGCGGTTATGGCGGCCCAGGCGGTGCCGTCGCTGCTCGCCGCGTCGCAGGGCAAGATCGCGGACTCGGCCGGGCGCGACTCCGCGGTCAAGGACATCGGTCTGCTCGGCGCGCTGGTGCTGACGGCCACGGAACCGCGGAGGCGTCCGCCCAAGGTGGTCCACGACGCCCGCCACGCGGTCCACGACGCCCGCAAGTCGGCGTCGCGCGCCGGCAAGTCCGCGAACCGCAAGGCGCGCGGCGCCACGGCGCGGCTGTCACCGGGCGGGCGCTGA
- a CDS encoding VOC family protein: MTAAAFSAVGIVAADMGESLAFYRRLGLDIPAESDTLAHVEVEVSGGLRIMWDTVETVRSFAPEWEPAPGSGVTLAFACDGPDGVDRLYADLLAAGYTGRHEPWNAVWGQRYAIVLDPDGNWVDLFASPA, from the coding sequence ATGACAGCAGCAGCATTCAGCGCGGTCGGAATCGTCGCGGCAGACATGGGCGAGTCGCTGGCGTTCTACCGCCGCCTCGGTCTGGACATCCCGGCTGAATCCGACACACTCGCGCACGTCGAGGTCGAGGTCTCCGGCGGCCTGCGGATCATGTGGGACACCGTCGAGACCGTGCGGTCCTTCGCCCCCGAATGGGAGCCGGCACCCGGTAGCGGTGTCACGCTCGCCTTCGCCTGCGACGGCCCCGACGGCGTCGACCGCCTCTACGCCGATCTGCTCGCGGCCGGATACACCGGTCGGCACGAGCCCTGGAACGCCGTGTGGGGCCAGCGCTACGCGATCGTGCTCGATCCCGACGGCAACTGGGTCGACCTGTTCGCGTCGCCGGCGTGA
- a CDS encoding GatB/YqeY domain-containing protein encodes MAELKDRLQTDLTTAMKARDDVRTRTLRSVLTAISNEEVSGEAARELRDEDVVRLITREAKKRREAAEAFEGNGRAEQAAAERAEGDVLADYLPAPLSDDELRDLVAAVIDETGAEGPKAMGQVMKQVTPRAGGRADGSRIAAEVKRQLTA; translated from the coding sequence ATGGCCGAACTCAAGGACCGCCTGCAAACCGACCTCACCACCGCGATGAAGGCGCGCGACGACGTCCGCACGCGGACGCTGCGCAGCGTGCTGACCGCCATCTCCAACGAGGAGGTCTCGGGCGAGGCGGCGCGCGAACTCCGCGACGAGGACGTGGTCCGGCTGATCACGCGCGAGGCCAAGAAGCGCCGCGAGGCCGCCGAGGCGTTCGAGGGCAACGGGCGCGCCGAGCAGGCCGCCGCCGAGCGTGCCGAGGGCGACGTGCTCGCCGACTACCTGCCCGCGCCGCTGAGCGACGACGAACTGCGCGACCTCGTGGCCGCCGTCATCGACGAGACCGGCGCCGAGGGCCCCAAGGCCATGGGCCAGGTGATGAAGCAGGTCACTCCCCGCGCGGGCGGCCGCGCCGACGGCAGTCGCATCGCAGCCGAGGTGAAGCGCCAGCTCACGGCATAG
- a CDS encoding tyrosine-type recombinase/integrase translates to MAGAGPGRRRRSVPAGSARAGGRAYPRRGRLLRKDAGLDGLGLTPHKLRHTAASLAIAAGADVKVVQQMLGHATATMTLDTYGHLFPDRLDEVADAMDAGRMKAAAARANAAPARPTAPEHVRLSLHRPLSAHNPRTHENGCPPAWTPVFPSGWRDLNPRPLRVIGGR, encoded by the coding sequence GTGGCGGGCGCGGGGCCTGGGAGGCGGCGCCGCAGTGTTCCGGCCGGGTCCGCGCGGGCAGGGGGCCGCGCGTACCCTCGAAGGGGCCGACTTTTGCGCAAGGACGCGGGCCTCGATGGACTCGGCCTGACTCCGCACAAGCTGCGGCACACCGCCGCGTCACTCGCCATCGCAGCCGGCGCGGACGTGAAGGTGGTTCAGCAGATGCTCGGCCACGCGACCGCGACCATGACGCTCGACACCTACGGCCATCTCTTCCCGGACCGCCTGGACGAGGTCGCCGACGCCATGGACGCCGGGCGGATGAAGGCCGCCGCCGCTCGCGCCAACGCGGCCCCAGCACGGCCAACCGCCCCGGAGCATGTGCGCCTGAGTCTGCACCGGCCCCTGAGCGCCCACAACCCCCGCACACACGAAAACGGGTGCCCACCTGCGTGGACACCCGTTTTTCCGTCGGGGTGGCGGGATTTGAACCCACGACCTCTTCGTGTGATCGGGGGTAGGTAG
- a CDS encoding class I SAM-dependent methyltransferase: MIREHTMHGIANTSQAEAWNGYEGDHWADNHPRYDAVNSGFNEHLFSAAAIGPRDRVLDIGCGNGQVTRSAARRAGQGSALGVDLSAPMLARARAAAAEEGIANVSFEPGDAQVHPFPGANFDAALSRFGVMFFADPEAAFANIASALRPGGRLAFLTLRGMSSNDLGDVFAAMAAHLPSEAARAPVAGAVSLAEPDRLRELLDSAGFTDTAVTPVEAEQVWGADPADAAAFLCDWAPVRHLLDGADPAAAGRAREAAVEAMRPFARPGAVALRGAAWLATAVRP, from the coding sequence GTGATTCGGGAGCACACCATGCACGGCATCGCCAACACCTCCCAGGCCGAAGCCTGGAACGGCTACGAAGGCGACCACTGGGCCGACAACCACCCCCGCTACGACGCGGTCAACAGCGGGTTCAACGAGCACCTGTTCTCCGCGGCCGCCATCGGTCCCCGCGACAGGGTGCTCGACATCGGCTGCGGCAACGGCCAGGTCACGCGTTCGGCCGCACGCCGCGCCGGCCAGGGCAGCGCGCTCGGCGTGGACCTGTCCGCGCCCATGCTCGCCCGCGCGCGGGCCGCGGCCGCCGAGGAGGGCATCGCCAACGTCTCCTTCGAGCCGGGCGACGCGCAGGTGCACCCCTTCCCCGGCGCGAATTTCGACGCCGCGCTCAGCCGCTTCGGGGTGATGTTCTTCGCCGACCCCGAGGCGGCCTTCGCCAACATCGCCAGCGCCCTGCGCCCCGGCGGCCGCCTGGCGTTTCTGACCCTGCGCGGCATGAGCAGCAACGACCTCGGCGACGTCTTCGCCGCGATGGCGGCCCACCTGCCCTCGGAAGCCGCTCGGGCGCCCGTCGCCGGTGCCGTCTCGCTCGCCGAACCCGACCGGCTCCGCGAGCTGCTGGACTCCGCCGGGTTCACCGACACCGCGGTCACACCGGTCGAGGCGGAGCAGGTGTGGGGCGCCGACCCCGCTGACGCGGCCGCGTTCCTCTGCGACTGGGCACCCGTGCGCCATCTGCTCGACGGCGCCGACCCGGCCGCCGCCGGACGCGCCCGAGAGGCCGCCGTGGAGGCCATGCGCCCCTTCGCCCGCCCCGGCGCGGTCGCCCTGCGCGGGGCCGCCTGGCTGGCGACCGCCGTGCGCCCGTGA
- a CDS encoding TetR/AcrR family transcriptional regulator: MARPRTFEEEQALDAAMHTFWVNGYEATSTQDLCEATGLGRSTIYNTFTSKHDLFIRALTRYAESKTATQRSALEDESLPPLERLRQLFGLILEDEAAYRRDGRGIGCLVVNSTLELAGRNRDATAVLEADLQRRVDSLRTVIALGQAEGSVTASRDAEALAHFVSSVIGGIRVSGRAGTDHAVLESIAATALDALTA, from the coding sequence ATGGCGCGACCGCGGACATTCGAAGAGGAGCAGGCCCTCGACGCGGCGATGCACACATTCTGGGTCAACGGCTACGAGGCCACCTCGACCCAGGATCTGTGCGAAGCCACCGGCTTGGGCCGCAGCACCATCTACAACACCTTCACCAGCAAGCACGACCTGTTCATCCGCGCGCTGACACGCTATGCCGAGTCGAAGACGGCCACCCAGCGATCCGCCCTGGAGGACGAGTCCCTGCCGCCCCTGGAGCGACTGCGGCAGCTGTTCGGACTGATCCTCGAAGACGAGGCCGCATACCGGCGCGACGGGCGCGGCATCGGCTGCCTAGTGGTCAACTCCACACTGGAGCTGGCCGGCCGCAACCGGGATGCCACAGCCGTACTCGAAGCCGACCTGCAGCGCCGCGTGGATTCGCTGCGCACGGTGATCGCTCTCGGTCAGGCGGAGGGCTCCGTTACCGCGTCGCGCGACGCCGAGGCGCTCGCCCACTTCGTCAGCTCCGTTATCGGCGGCATCCGGGTCTCCGGCCGCGCAGGGACGGATCACGCCGTCCTGGAGTCCATAGCCGCGACGGCTTTGGACGCCCTGACCGCCTGA
- a CDS encoding helix-turn-helix domain-containing protein: MYAERSAACGGVVWSAAAATAAAGECHRVVPDGCMDLIWDGERVLLAGPDTRAHFADWAPGRVFAGVRLPVGVGPAVAGAPARALRDLRVPLEDVWPAAEARRLAAQAAAAPDAGAPLERAAGRRLQDGPGADPLMARVAVLLDRNTAVSQVARETGLGERGLHRRSLAAFGYGPKTLGRILRLDRALAAAREGTPFAEVAALAGYADQAHLSREAKQLAGAPLSVLTAHAGDANRSTQLPSGSSTIA, from the coding sequence ATGTACGCGGAGCGCAGTGCCGCCTGCGGCGGGGTCGTATGGTCGGCCGCCGCGGCCACCGCAGCCGCCGGGGAGTGCCACCGGGTCGTCCCGGACGGGTGCATGGACCTGATCTGGGACGGGGAGCGCGTGCTGCTCGCGGGCCCCGACACCCGGGCGCACTTCGCCGACTGGGCGCCGGGGCGCGTGTTCGCGGGGGTACGGCTGCCTGTGGGGGTCGGACCGGCGGTGGCGGGCGCCCCGGCCCGCGCTTTGCGCGATCTGCGGGTGCCGCTGGAGGACGTGTGGCCCGCCGCAGAGGCGCGCCGACTGGCTGCGCAGGCCGCGGCGGCGCCCGACGCGGGGGCGCCGCTGGAGCGTGCGGCGGGCCGCCGACTCCAGGACGGTCCCGGCGCCGACCCGCTGATGGCGCGGGTCGCCGTCCTGCTGGACCGAAACACCGCGGTGTCGCAGGTCGCGCGGGAGACCGGCCTGGGTGAGCGCGGCCTGCACCGCAGGAGCCTGGCGGCCTTCGGCTACGGGCCCAAGACGCTCGGGCGCATCCTGCGCCTGGACCGGGCGCTGGCGGCCGCGCGGGAGGGCACGCCCTTCGCCGAGGTCGCCGCCCTCGCCGGGTACGCCGACCAGGCCCACCTCTCCCGCGAGGCGAAGCAGCTGGCCGGCGCCCCGTTGAGCGTGCTCACCGCTCACGCCGGCGACGCGAACAGGTCGACCCAGTTGCCGTCGGGATCGAGCACGATCGCGTAG
- a CDS encoding HD domain-containing protein, with amino-acid sequence MQVPSDDEIRALHAKHAPTPEAFDRVYTHCVIVADIAGRLLADSNSAADPALVRAGSLLHDIGVYRLYNAAGTLDHAHYIRHGVLGREVLTEEGLPEALCRFCSCHTGVGITREDVRTQDLPIPEADYLAESEEEQLVMFADKFHSKSEPSRLVSAPTAADRLRRFGEEKELLFKTLLDRYGEPDLRPFQERYGHVLV; translated from the coding sequence ATGCAGGTTCCCTCCGACGACGAGATCCGCGCCTTGCACGCCAAGCACGCCCCGACTCCGGAGGCGTTCGACCGGGTTTACACCCACTGCGTGATCGTGGCCGACATAGCGGGCCGCCTGCTCGCCGACAGCAACTCCGCCGCCGACCCCGCCCTGGTACGGGCCGGAAGCCTGCTGCACGACATCGGCGTCTACCGGCTCTACAACGCCGCGGGCACGCTCGACCACGCGCACTACATCCGCCACGGCGTACTGGGACGCGAGGTCCTCACCGAGGAAGGGCTGCCCGAGGCCCTGTGCCGGTTCTGCTCCTGCCACACCGGTGTGGGCATCACCCGGGAGGACGTCCGCACCCAGGACCTGCCCATCCCCGAAGCCGACTATCTGGCGGAATCGGAGGAGGAGCAGCTGGTGATGTTCGCCGACAAGTTCCACTCCAAGTCCGAACCGTCACGCCTGGTCTCTGCCCCCACGGCCGCCGACCGCCTGCGCCGCTTCGGCGAAGAGAAGGAACTGCTGTTCAAGACGCTGCTCGACCGGTACGGCGAGCCCGACCTGCGCCCCTTCCAGGAGCGCTACGGGCACGTGCTGGTCTAG